DNA from Timaviella obliquedivisa GSE-PSE-MK23-08B:
TTTAAGCAAAGGTAAAAAAGTAGAGGTTTGGCGGCTCAATGACTGGGGCGATCGCGTCCGTCTCCGTCAAGTCTTTGCTAATTATGATCCGCGAAAGCAGCCTTGGTATCGAGCGGCTCTCGCAGCGGGCAAGCTGTTTTGGGTCAATCCATCCGTTGGCATAGGCGAGGACGATTTATTACTCTCCGTCGATCGCCCCCTCTACAATCGTCAAGGCAAGTTGGTCGGTGTTACTCATGCCGCCCTTAGCCTGAGTGATGTCAGTCATTTTTTGCGAAAGCTAGAGATTGGGCAAACAGGGCAGGTTTTCATCATGGAAACCAACGGGACCTTAGTGGGTACCTCCACATCTGAGAAAATTTTTTCTGGTAGCACCATTAAAAGTCAACGAGTTAATGCCTTAGAAAGCAAAAATTCTCTCACGCGCCAAACTGCTGGCTTTCTGGAGAAACGCTTCAATGGCTTTACAAGTATTAGTCGTCCCCTATCGGTTCAATTTAACGCTTCTGAAGATGGGCAAACCCATTTTGTTGCAGTCCGTCCCTTTCGGGATTACCAAGGATTAAATTGGTTGGTGGCGATCGTGATTCCTGAACAAGACTTTATGGGAAAAATTCACGAAAATACGCGCCACACGGTTTTGCTCTGTTTGGCGGCGCTGGGGGTTGCCGTTGCTGTGGCGATCGCGACTAGCCGTTGGATTGCTCGCCCCATTTTGCAACTCAGCGCTGCCGCCGAATCCCTTGCCCAAAATGACTGGCACTATCCCATCACCATTCAACGCTCTGACGAACTCGGCATCCTTGCTTCCTCTTTTCAACAAATGCGCGATGAACTACGGCGATCGCGCTTGCTGCTCGAGGAATATGCCTCTGGTCTGGAACAAAAAAACGAGAAACTCAGCACCCTGGAAGCCGAACTGCGCCAACAGCTTAATCTATTTCTGCACGCTGTCTCCCACGACCTTAGAAACCCAGTGATTGGCACCTCCATTGTGCTGAACAACCTCAATGCCCAGCCTGGAGAAGCGATCGCCGTTTCCCGCTTAGTGCTGCACCGCATGATTGACAGCAACCATCGGCAACTTGAACTGATCAATTCTCTTATTGACACGCACGCTGCCGAAATTTGGGGCATTACCCTCCACTGTCAAAGCCTGGTGCTGAGAGATCTGGTAGAATCTGCGATCGCCGACCTCCAGCCCCTGATTGAGCGAGAAAACGTCCTCCTCAAAAACCTTATTTCAACTGCACTTCCACTGATTCATGTAGACCCTCTTCAAATCGCCCGCGTCTACCAAAACCTGATCGCTAACGCCCTCAAACACAATCCCCCTGGAGTGATCCTCAACCTCCATGCCCAGCAAGTACCGGGCTGGATCAACTGCTCAGTCTCCGACAACGGCGCTGGCATCAGCCCAGAACAATGCGAAAAGATCTTCAACCCCTACTTTCGGGGCAACCCCCGAACAAAATCTGTTGGTTTAGGCTTAGGTCTTTATCTTTGCCAACAAATTGTGCAAGCCCATGGTGGTCGCATCTGGGTTGAAAGCCAGCTTGGGCAAGGAACCACCTTCTGGTTTACTCTTCCCATTGACAAGTTAGCAGCATGATACGCCTGAGTCTCACTATAATACAGAGCGTATTCCTAATCCCTTCTTTTAACGACCCAGAATGATGGACACCGAAGCCACAAATCCTCAAGGACTCATGACCATTGAGTCCCTTCAAAGAATTCTGAACCGCTCCCGCGCCTCGGTTTACCGCTATGCCAATACCGAATCTAACGACCTCAATCCGCCCTACAACCCTCAACGGCTCAACCCTGAACTCCGCCTCAACAAAGATGATCCCCTCTTGTTTCACCCCAATGAAGTTGCCCGCTTTGCCAAAGATGCTCTAGGTATCAAACAGGTCACCATTGAAGTTCAGCAACCCACCGAAACAGTTACTCAAGACTTGCTCCGAGAAATTTTGAATGAACTGCGAAAAGTCCGAGCGGTACTAGAAGCAGAGCGATCGCCAGCAGCGCCAAAATAAGCTCTGTTCAAAATTCGGTTTCCTTATTCGGTTCTACCTACTATCTAGAACTCCATCAACGCTAAGATAATTGAGGAGTTTGTAGGCTCACAATCTGTGAGGCTACTCACTTAATCACAGAACTTGCTAGACAGGGTAGTTATTTGTGCAAAAAACCATGCTCAAAACCTTAGCTGCTGATTTCCAAATTATCTTTGAACGTGACCCAGCGGCTCGGAGCAAGCTAGAGGTACTATTTTGCTATCCTGGCTTTCAGGCATTAATTTTCCATCGATTTGCTCACTGGCTGCATAAATTGCATCTGCCCTTAATTGCCCGTCTAACCTCTCATTTAGCGAGGTTTTTAACTGGCATTGAAATTCACCCTGGCGCTTCAATTGGGCAGGGAGTTTTTATTGATCACGGCATGGGCGTGGTTATTGGCGAGACGGCAATTATTGGCGACTATGCCTTGATTTATCAGGGAGTGACTTTGGGTGGAACGGGTAAAGAATGCGGTAAGCGGCACCCAACCTTGGGGGAGAATGTGGTCGTTGGAGCAGGCGCTAAGGTTTTAGGCAACATTCAAGTTGGCAATAATGCTCGAATTGGCGCCGGATCGGTAGTCCTGCGCGATGTGCCTGCTGACTGTACAGTGGTCGGGATTCCGGGTCGTATTGTCTACCGAGCAGGCGAACGAGTAGGGCCCTTAGAGCATGGCAGTATGCCTGACTCTGAAGCGCAAGTGATTCGGGCGTTGGTCGATCGCATTGAGGCGTTAGAGCAACAAGTCCAGGGTTTAAACCCGCCCGTTGCCCAACCCGAACTGGTCATGGCAGGCACCTCTCTACCGGCTCGCTGCCGCATTCAAGACAAAGTCTTTGAGCAGTTTTTTGACGGTTCAGGGATTTAATAGATTAGTCGTCTGATTGCTCAAAGATCTGATGAATTGCAGCTTTAAGGATTCACTTCTTCCATAGACCAGTCTTCTAGATGAGGCTCTTTTTTAGAGTAAAGATAACGATTTTGTGGATCGCCTCGTAGCTCTAAATGGTCAACTTGAGTCGGTTCTAGCAAGAGCAGGCAAAAGTTTGATAAGGGAGTCAGTGGCTCGGGAGTCGTTTGTTCAAGCGGCTGGGTTTTGGGCTGTTTAGGATGCGCCCAAGCAAACTGCGATCGCCCCGCGTCGGATAAATCGTGCCACAGCATTTTTCGAGCTTTCAGCAATGCTTCATCGCCATAATCTGCTGACACCACAATTAACTTCCCCAATATCCGAAACTGTTCGCGGGTTTTAGGAAAGTACCAGCAAATTTCTCCCCAAGGCTGAGCTTGAAGCTGATCTATTTTTTCACTGCGGCTATCTGCAACAAACCGTAGATGGTTAGTGTTTTCTAAAAAACCACGGAATACTATGGTGCGATTGGCAGGTCGCCCATCCATCCGGGCGGTTGCAAGCTGCATATAGCGAGCATAGGGGAGAGCACGATTACGATGAAGAGCGTGGGTTAGGGGCGATCGCCAGGGCGCTAAAGGCATAAAGGAAAAGTTAAAAGGTCAAAAACTCTAGTCAAAGGACAAGACACAATCAATATTTTTTTGTCCTATCGCTTTGCACTGATCAAACCGTGATTGCGCATGTCCGACCATAAAAATAAGTGCCCCGACAAAAACCACTGCAACTAACTTATCCACACTTATCATTCAATTTATCTCCTATACCCACTAGCGCCCAACGGCTCGTCAAGAATAGCCCCCCGTGCCTTTAAGTTGACCTTCTCTGTCGATTTCAGCCCAAAGTTATTGCTAAATCGAGCGCCTTTCACCAAAATAACGCTTAAATCTACTCCGCTAAAGTTTGCTCCATTCACTGTTGCTTCCCGAAAGTCTGCACCACTTAAATCTGCATGACTCAGGTCAGTATCATTCAGTTGAGCGCGCCCCAAACTTGCCCAGCTTAAATTGACGCTACTCAAATCAGCCCGGCTCAGCTTTGCCCAGCTTAAGTCTGCTGCACTCAGGTTGGCTCCACTCAGTTTGGCTTCCCGTAAGTCGGCTCCACTTAAGTCGGCTCCGCTGAGGTCAACTTCTCGCAGGTCGGAACCCCGCAAAACTGCCTCACATAAATCGGCATCACTCAAATCTACGCCTCGCAGATCGGCATTTTGGAGGTTGGCTCCGCGCAAAATTGCTTCTCGTAAAATGGCTCCTCGGAGGTCAGTGTCGCTCAGGTTAGCATCTCGCAGATCAACTCGACTTAAGTTTGCGTGGCTGAGGTTGGAGTAGCTTAAATCTGCGTCACTTAAATCAACTTTGCTCAGTACTGCCCAAAGAATGAAGAGCATGTTGGGGTTTGCCCAGAGGATGTATGCTCCTTCGGCATAGACCGAAACGCGGAGCGACCACAGGAGGGCTGCCCACACTAGAATAATGCCAATCAAGACGGCATTTCTAAGGTTAGTCCCGCGCAAGTCACCTTGGTTAAAACTGACCTCGCGCAAATTAATCCAGACTAAGATGCTCCAGATCAAATTTGCCCAAACTAGGATAATTCCGGGTACGCCTGCTGCGTTAAAAAATGTCCAAATAATGACAGCCCAACCAAAATTGGCACAAAGGAGCATATTGCCAATCAAATCGACTCGGGTTAGATCAACCCCTCTTAAATCAATGGCGTTAAATTTCTTCTTGCCTCTCCAAATCGCAAAACGAGTACTCAAGCCCCGGAGGAGTCTGGGCGATCGCGCTTTATAGTCAGTCTGGCTGTTATTCATAGAGATCCAGGAACGATGGGAGGGCTTAAGTTAAAAAATTATCAAGCTTTAGGATTCATCTGATGAATATCAATCGATCAGGCTGTTTATCGGCTTTATCTAGCTTCATACAACCATAACTTAGACCGAATCTATCGCTGCATTTTGCGTATGAAAACTAATGCTGTCCGTATCCTAGATAACCTGGGCATATCCTACCATCTCCTTTCTTATGAGGTTGACCCCAATGACTTAGCCGCCGAACAGACTGCCCTTAAGGTTGGCTTACCGCCAGAGCAACTCTTTAAAACATTAGTGGTGCGGGGCAATAGCATAGGAGTTTTGCTTGCGGTTATTCCCAGTCATTATCAACTCGATTTGAAGCGGCTGGCTAAGCTGACGGGCGATCGCAAAATAGACCCTGTTCCTCTCAAAGAAGTACAGTCGTTGACAGGCTACATTCGCGGTGGGGTCACAGCGTTAGCCTGTAAGCGGGAATATCCCGTTTACGTGGAAGAAGTGATTGCAGTATTTGACCAAATTGCGGTTTCTGCGGGAGCACGAGGACGGCTAGTGCAGCTTACCCCGGCTGATTATCTGCAAGCAGTTCACGGAAAATTAGGGTCAATTTCCATAGAAAAACCTTAGTTGCGGCTGACGCGACGAGGCGTAAAGAACACCCGACCTGCCAAGCTTTGAAAGTAGGTTGATCCAAGGGTGAAGAGGAAAAGGAAATAGGCGATCGCTCGGACAAGATAAGCCGTTCAGCTTATTCAAACAAGGCACTTAACAAAGTTCGGTTCATACCCTAATTCAGCAACGCCGAAAAAGATTGCAGTAGTGCTTAGGGTGATAGTTTTGCTTTCTTTAAGCGGTTTGCTTCGTACCAGGTGGCGATCGCTGGAACCCACTGCTTAAAAGGCTCCCACATTAACTCACAAAGCTGTTGCGCCTCCAGTTGAGCATCTAGTTTCCAGCGCAAATCTAACAAGTGCAACATCGATCGCACATTTGCTGACATGACCCAATGCTGCCGAACATCAAACGCAATCAACCCGCGTGCGTGTTCTTCTGAAAAGCCCTGGTTAATTCGCTCTTGATAACGCTTACAGCCCATCAAACACCACTCCAAATCTTGTTGCCGCAGTGCTTCAGTATATTCGTAGCGCTTGCCCTGGCGATCGCTGTACGCTCCTAAGGGACGCAGGTAAAACACCTCTTCAATATCTCGCTGACCGTCTACAACCTCAATAATTCGGTTTCCGGTATAGCGGAAAGACTGGACATCAAAAGAAATTCCGACGCGATGAGTTCGCATCTGTTGCATCGTCGAGTGGGGAAAGAAACCGCAGTTTAAGGTAATTTGCGGATGCTCCAGCGGTCCATAGTGTCCTCGGTTACCTGCCAACAGTTGCTTAACGACAACTTCGCCACTTTTGTCTTCAGAGGGGAAGCGATCGCGCTCTGCCCAGACAAATCCTTCTGCATAATCTTGATGCATTGCAGCATAGATAGTTTGCTGAGGGTTAGCAGTTTGAGAAATAACCTCGACAGTAAAAAAACGATCCATATATTCAACTCTCACAAAACCTTCAACTCTCACAAAACCTTTACTCTTCTATGATCTGTCGCATCGCTGTTACAGAAACTGCTTGCCGAGTTGCAGCATTCAATCGCCCTTGCCCCAGGCTTTGCAGCCCATCCAGCAGCGCGCTACAAACGCTCGGCTCAGTCTCCCGATTCAACATCAACCGAAAACAATCTGCCAGGTCAGCAGGCGATATTGAGTTTGAAGCAGGCGAAGCTTCTGTCAATTCGACCTGAAGCCGATGAGTAATCTGTCGAACCGCAATCAAACGCTTTAGCGGGTCGGCATCTGATAGACGATCCAAAAGGCTATCCAGCTGCTGGTCTTCTCTCAGACCTGCTGTCTCAAACTGCCGATTCAAGGTTTGCCAGGTTAGCAGTAGTAAAACTGTCAACGTGCCAAAGCCTTGCAGAATTACGCCTAAAGCCAACCAAGACCGCTCTGCTTCCAGCCAAATTCCTGTAGTGACATAAGCACTAAAAGCCGCAATCCCGCCACTGGCGATCGCCAATGTCAACGGACGATGAGAACCTGTCCACAGCCACCGCCAATCTATGTTAGGAATTTTCCATTGTCCTTGCTGTGCCAAATAGATAACTACAAGGACTACGATCCCAATAGCCAGCGCCAGCACCAACTGCCAGTTCCAAATCAGCAGTGCAACCACAATCGCAGCGCCCCAAAGCTGCTCTGGAGAAAACCAGCCTTGTCTTAAAAAGCGACCCAGCCGCCGAAACTCTCTGGAATCCGCGATATGGAGAGAGGCGGATTCAAGCCAATGAACGAATTGTTGCAACTGTGAAGAAGCCTGTGACACGATGCCAAATAACCAAGAGGGAACTGCCTTTAGAGCATACCAGAGGAACCGAAATCTAGACATGACAGAACAGATTCGGTTAGGTTAGGGGGTTGCGTGAAAATAACACCCCAATGGGATGCATTGACTTATCAGCCCCCTAAATCCCCCATTCTGGGGCAGGACTTCCGAACCTGTCAAAGTCCCCCAGAATGGGGGATTTAGGGGGCGGTTCGGGGCGTTATTTAATTGCAACTCCCTTAACTGTTCTACAAGTCCTCCTGCAAATTTCCTTTTGTGTCAAGTTGTGTCAAGCTACCCCGCTATCTACAGAGTCGTTCGCCAAATTCCCTATGGCAAAGTGGCAACCTATGGGCAAGTTGCAGAATTAGCCAATCTCCCTCGCCGAGCCAGGCTGGTGGGCTATGCATTGTTTCGGGTAGACATTAGCTCTGATGTGCCCTGGCACCGGGTGATTAATGCTAAAGGTGAAATTTCAGAGTCGCCCTTTCGTCAGGGTGGAGACTACTTGCAGCGATCGCGCTTAGAATCTGAAGGTGTTGAATTTAGCCCTCAAGGAAAAATCAATCTACAGAAACATCAATGGCGGCCGTAGCGATCGAGGGCTGAAAAAATGCGTAACAATTCTTGCCCTTCTTTTTGGCTTGGTACATGGCTGTATCTGCCTGGTTGAGCAAACTCTTCATTTCCTGATCTTCCCCTTCTCTCTCTCCCGCATTGTAGTTAGCAAAACAGTCGTTGGGATAGATGCTGATGCCAATACTTGCAGAAATCGACATTGCCTTGCTATCAAACACAAAGCTTTGATTCAGCGTCAATAAAATCTTTTCAGTGACTCGACAAACTGTTGATACACTCGGAATATTGGGAAGAATTGCCACAAACTCATCGCCTCCTAGCCGCGCCACAGTGTCGCTACTGCGCAGACAATTTGTTAGACGGTGAGCAACTGCTTTAAGCAATGAATCGCCTACTTGATGACCATGGGCATCATTGACCTGCTTAAAACCATCTAAATCTAAAAATAAAAGCGCAACCAAATGACCTTGCTCCCTCGCCCGATCCAAAGATTGCTGGAGTTGCTCGTGGAAGTGCTTGCGGTTGGGTAAGTTTGTTAAATGATCATGGTGGGCGATATGAGACAACAGATCCGTTGCTTTTGCCAGTTCAGAGTTAGAACGCACTAGTTCTTCTGCGGTACTCCGTAGCGCTTCCTCCATCTGTTTCCGATGGGTAATATCTCGAATGACTCCGACCAGAAACAAATCGCCTGCCGTGTTTTGGTAGAGCGATCGC
Protein-coding regions in this window:
- a CDS encoding sensor histidine kinase; protein product: MVFPLLRPVLSKISRKVSLQVILACLVLQIPAMVGLTGYLSFKNGQEAVDDLANQLTNKIGDRVEQKLKDYLIVPQLITRLNANQVRAGTLDLDNLSEVQLYLWQQFQQFNDLKFNNPTFITIATETGNSIGIGYRPFNRLVVDIRDLSKGKKVEVWRLNDWGDRVRLRQVFANYDPRKQPWYRAALAAGKLFWVNPSVGIGEDDLLLSVDRPLYNRQGKLVGVTHAALSLSDVSHFLRKLEIGQTGQVFIMETNGTLVGTSTSEKIFSGSTIKSQRVNALESKNSLTRQTAGFLEKRFNGFTSISRPLSVQFNASEDGQTHFVAVRPFRDYQGLNWLVAIVIPEQDFMGKIHENTRHTVLLCLAALGVAVAVAIATSRWIARPILQLSAAAESLAQNDWHYPITIQRSDELGILASSFQQMRDELRRSRLLLEEYASGLEQKNEKLSTLEAELRQQLNLFLHAVSHDLRNPVIGTSIVLNNLNAQPGEAIAVSRLVLHRMIDSNHRQLELINSLIDTHAAEIWGITLHCQSLVLRDLVESAIADLQPLIERENVLLKNLISTALPLIHVDPLQIARVYQNLIANALKHNPPGVILNLHAQQVPGWINCSVSDNGAGISPEQCEKIFNPYFRGNPRTKSVGLGLGLYLCQQIVQAHGGRIWVESQLGQGTTFWFTLPIDKLAA
- a CDS encoding resolvase encodes the protein MDTEATNPQGLMTIESLQRILNRSRASVYRYANTESNDLNPPYNPQRLNPELRLNKDDPLLFHPNEVARFAKDALGIKQVTIEVQQPTETVTQDLLREILNELRKVRAVLEAERSPAAPK
- the cysE gene encoding serine O-acetyltransferase, producing the protein MLKTLAADFQIIFERDPAARSKLEVLFCYPGFQALIFHRFAHWLHKLHLPLIARLTSHLARFLTGIEIHPGASIGQGVFIDHGMGVVIGETAIIGDYALIYQGVTLGGTGKECGKRHPTLGENVVVGAGAKVLGNIQVGNNARIGAGSVVLRDVPADCTVVGIPGRIVYRAGERVGPLEHGSMPDSEAQVIRALVDRIEALEQQVQGLNPPVAQPELVMAGTSLPARCRIQDKVFEQFFDGSGI
- a CDS encoding pyridoxamine 5'-phosphate oxidase family protein produces the protein MPLAPWRSPLTHALHRNRALPYARYMQLATARMDGRPANRTIVFRGFLENTNHLRFVADSRSEKIDQLQAQPWGEICWYFPKTREQFRILGKLIVVSADYGDEALLKARKMLWHDLSDAGRSQFAWAHPKQPKTQPLEQTTPEPLTPLSNFCLLLLEPTQVDHLELRGDPQNRYLYSKKEPHLEDWSMEEVNP
- a CDS encoding pentapeptide repeat-containing protein, which produces MNNSQTDYKARSPRLLRGLSTRFAIWRGKKKFNAIDLRGVDLTRVDLIGNMLLCANFGWAVIIWTFFNAAGVPGIILVWANLIWSILVWINLREVSFNQGDLRGTNLRNAVLIGIILVWAALLWSLRVSVYAEGAYILWANPNMLFILWAVLSKVDLSDADLSYSNLSHANLSRVDLRDANLSDTDLRGAILREAILRGANLQNADLRGVDLSDADLCEAVLRGSDLREVDLSGADLSGADLREAKLSGANLSAADLSWAKLSRADLSSVNLSWASLGRAQLNDTDLSHADLSGADFREATVNGANFSGVDLSVILVKGARFSNNFGLKSTEKVNLKARGAILDEPLGASGYRR
- the ybaK gene encoding Cys-tRNA(Pro) deacylase: MKTNAVRILDNLGISYHLLSYEVDPNDLAAEQTALKVGLPPEQLFKTLVVRGNSIGVLLAVIPSHYQLDLKRLAKLTGDRKIDPVPLKEVQSLTGYIRGGVTALACKREYPVYVEEVIAVFDQIAVSAGARGRLVQLTPADYLQAVHGKLGSISIEKP
- the thyX gene encoding FAD-dependent thymidylate synthase — encoded protein: MDRFFTVEVISQTANPQQTIYAAMHQDYAEGFVWAERDRFPSEDKSGEVVVKQLLAGNRGHYGPLEHPQITLNCGFFPHSTMQQMRTHRVGISFDVQSFRYTGNRIIEVVDGQRDIEEVFYLRPLGAYSDRQGKRYEYTEALRQQDLEWCLMGCKRYQERINQGFSEEHARGLIAFDVRQHWVMSANVRSMLHLLDLRWKLDAQLEAQQLCELMWEPFKQWVPAIATWYEANRLKKAKLSP
- a CDS encoding methylated-DNA--[protein]-cysteine S-methyltransferase, with amino-acid sequence MSSYPAIYRVVRQIPYGKVATYGQVAELANLPRRARLVGYALFRVDISSDVPWHRVINAKGEISESPFRQGGDYLQRSRLESEGVEFSPQGKINLQKHQWRP